The genomic DNA atggatcagaacctcatcatggtctctagtactgattagatgatctccactccaatctttAAGCTTAACTGCTTGTTTGCTCACTTTCTCAACAGGCTTCAACTCAGTACTGTCTCCATGAAGCTCAATGATCGGATCTTCATCAGAAGCTATCTCCACacaaaatgtctgaccatcaatagtgggagctcttctcagcttgtccatctcaaagttcatgaccaaatcatccacattaagagatatgtgtcccttctttacatctatgatggcactAGTTGTAGTCAAGAAAGAAcatcctaagatgagaggatcattaggctctttgtcatacttcaacaccacaaagtcagtgggaatcatgcaatatCCAATattgattggaatatcctctaagacacctttaggaatccttctggatcgatcagctaagataagagatatcttagttggcttgaaatctgtcatcccaagtcttacagcaacagaatgtggcatcaagttgatactagagccaagatcacaaagaaagtgaggaaaccttcctgtggagatagagcaatctagCACAAAACTTttaggatctggtaacttctctgcaatcctagtctgaatcactgcacttacttccttagagacaaccacctcctgcttcttatccttcttcctctgtggaggctgtTTCAACAGtattgagctgacatcctttgtaagcagtgctccttactcaggactcaaaccattagTGACCATCCTCTTCGCATATCTCTTAataccaggagaaaacttgacagcatcaatcaaaggtatctcaatcattaccttatccatcatagctttgcatctagctttTTCAATCTCCTTcttagacctcctaggcttaggaataggaaccttaggcttataaGCTTGCTCTGAAGCAGGTGGAACTTGAGGAGAAAGCAGAGCTGGTCGTGGGGTGTGTTGATCGACAATGGcggtgcatcgatcgatgctagatGATGgttgcatcaatcgatgctgctctgtatcggtcgatgcaacatcCACTTCCGAATCACCTTCTACGTCCTTCACCAAAATGGCATTATAAGCATGCTTGGGATTCCACTttgttcttctagaaagaagttcctcttgtcttttaacagaccgAACAGTCTGAATAATttgattctctagcttcttgacatgagtatttaatgcatcaaacttcccagtcagttcattgtagacattatcaatcttttcattgaatgtcactgtcaactgCTCTTGTCCTTGAAGAATTtgatcaagcatggcctccattcGACTCTCAGAAGTCtgtggaggtggagactgataagaagaaTTACCATAGGTCCTTGTAAAGCCGGTGTTCTTTTGTTGCTTCTGGTAATCCGGTTTAGGAGTGTAGCTTAAAGAGTTCCCATTGTAAGGTCTGCTGCCCTACTGGTTGCCAAATTTTTGTGTCTGATatccagctccatacacataattgacatcttcttctgtaGTCTCTGGATTTggctcaaaaatctcaacatcttcagcaaaatggactgacttctttccaacaagaagattatgcactgtatccaacttagcattcaccgtagcaaactgatttgaatcatggccgtcatgtgctcttttccgctctaagtctgcattcttagTACTGTTGCTTGAAGCTAGTCCttctatcaacttttcagcaTCATCTCgataccttgtcttgaagttcccatcactagcagcatccaaagccatctaatacctccagtcaatcccgctgaagaagatactgatcaactgcacttctgagaacccatgatgtggacaatctctctggtatgctttgaaccttacccaagcagctttgtaagattcagcaggtccttgtctaaaggtagaaagcttaatcctcagcttatcagacattgcatcatcatagaagtaattgaggaatgccaccttgatatcattccaggtcttcagagatcctggtttgagttgtctcagccaatgagaagcttccccagcaagagagtaggggaaaatcttgcagtagagatagtctcctgtgactccattagccttgatgcttgtaactatatcctcaaagtgctcaatatggtctagaggcttctcatgtgacaagttctggaatggcctttgtccaacaagagcaaagaGGAAGGCTttagctcaaaatcattccttgggaatggaggagggacaattgcggagcggttctcatagaataaATCTGGTCTGTTGAAATCTGCAAGAGTCTtaacaagctctccattgtcaTCCCATCGCCTCTGAACATTCTCCGCATCAGCtctggcattgcatcgatcgatgccaacattgcgtcggtcgatgccttcctggttgcgtcgatcgacaccattgttGCGTCGCTCGACGCCACGTGCATTCTCATCGGCCACGatgagttcttcctgaataatCTGTCCgtcagcatcaagtttctggccttgcTTGTTGCGCACATTACCCTCTTGATCCTTCAAAACCCCAGCCGCATCTTgtctcaatatgattgggttgaccatttttgctgatttggctgcttttgtgttctcacgctctagttgtcctaactcttgatTTGTAAActtaacaactggaccagttggatttttcctggtgctaggcttaggcatgtacctgaaacacacaagagaaaagaaacaaaagcgtgtgagtaaattaagaaaagaaaaatctagacaaaatcaaagactttaatctaatggtgaatcaaaagagtccccgacaacggcgccaaaatttgatatgctcaaatttaccctagagctactctctcaaattaagaggtcaatgtAGTATTTATGGAtcaaatccacaagaactctagattcacacaatagacttaataatattttaattatgctaaacagaaatattgtaattaaattgcaaaataaaacagaaaataaaagagatgtaaattcagatggattaaacgctaggcctagggaaattctcaggaaatcatggaaaatcagatcaattaattaaacaagcaggattcaataattaagcaccattcttgaactctaaacacaattataaaataaatcagttctcactgcaaatattatctaagttttaaaatccgaaaatccaaatctctttgcaaaattcaagttaaaaaccagcaataaaatcaagtttagataagtttacaaaatcactaaatcaaatctctttgcaagaagtaattttgctcaccaaaggtttttgtcaagaaaaccaATTATAtactcatatcaattaataatcctaagatctaaatctagtgactaatcaaagatctagcattaagaacaacctatgatgaagaacaataaatataatgaatccaaacaattaatcaatctaacaatcaaTGAAATctctaatgagaaaccctaaacctaacatgCAGAtgtactcagacataatcaataaaacacaaatcataataTGAGTAAATTGCgttaagagattaaaggaagaagaaaaggagttctgaatcttctctgaaggagtcttgattcttctctccaaaagctctctaaaaatctctcagggttttttctcaaaaagttgcagggaaaaataaagcttaggtctaaacaatgaccataaaaatcctatttatattcctaaacacaTCCAaagactaatgatgcaaatatgcaaaactttggggcaactttgtaaatcttcaaaacttgttgagaaaacttccaatttcttctttggctttgcatcgatcgacacagcatctgcatcgatcgatgcatcttTCTAAATTCGTCTCCGACATTCACAGCTTAGCCttaatgcttgattaagctccaaatcctcctatttagctccattatgctcccatccatgctaaatcctataaagactcaaaagaatctaaaaataccaaaaagactctataaataagacttatatcatggctaaaacacctaaaaaccatgatatatcaagcATAAATCTcaaagaatcaatttggactcgGATGAAAGCAATGTCATCGATTGACACCGTataggagcatcgatcgacactctctttagccgatgaagaatcacaattTTGGAAGTTTCACAAGtttacccaaagttttccataattgcaagaCAAGTCCttaacgtgttttaggacatatatatagtatttttaggttttagaaaccctgaagttattttctagcagtttttgagagaaagattATTTAGAGCTTTTGGGAactcttttacttttcaatatctattgcatgttattcagaattatgatttgttcttcattaaacatgtctgagtaatttgcttgttaggtttagggtatttcacagggtttttatgatttattagatctgtgatttttagggttcttaatcttttatgatcttcatcattggttgttcttcacaataattcttgattgatcacctagaattattatcttagggaaataaattgatatgggaatataattgtttttctgattaaaccattgatgaacaaaattatttcttacaaagagatttgaattaataattttgtgaatttatctaaatatgttcttaaagctgatttttaacttagatttttttttttttttttttttttttttttttttttttttttttaaaaaaaaaaaNCTCCAAGATTGGTCgcccaaactggaggaaaagtgtttacaaaagaagaagctgtAAGTAACAATCTCGAAGAGCGAGCAAGGCAATCAGCCCGCACGTTAGAGCTGCGCGATATCCTCGAAAGCATGAAGGATGGGAAGGAGGAGCGAAGTAGACTAAACTCATCTAGCAGGGTGGAGAAAGCGGGCCAATCATCGGGagactgcaccatcgccactagttcagcacaatccgtctcgaaaTACTGACAGTTAACGCCTGAGGCTAAAATGGAAgccatcgcccaaatcaaagcATGAAGGTCCGAATGAAGAGGTGAAGGGCCACGACgctgactccgtgctcccaatAACTGCGTTACATCCTCACTATTGCAAAACCACCAGCCTAAGCCTTCCAAGGGATCTGatgccttccaagatccatcaatCTGACACCGGGGAGCGGGGGTCTGATCCTCCAAGGTAAGAGGCTCAGTCGAGGTTGAAAGAGAGGATCTTACTTCCTCCCATAACAACTTATCAGAAGTCGCNNNNNNNNNNNNNNNNNNNNNNNNNNNNNNNNNNNNNNNNNNNNNNNNNNNNNNNNNNNNNNNNNNNNNNNNNNNNNNNNNNNNNNNNNNNNNNNNNNNNNNNNNNNNNNNNNNNNNNNNNNNNNNNNNNNNNNNNNNNNNNNNNNNNNNNNNNNNNNNNNNNNNNNNNNNNNNNNNNNNNNNNNNNNNNNNNNNNNNNNNNNNNNNNNNNNNNNNNNNNNNNNNNNNNNNNNNNNNNNNNNNNNNNNNNNNNNNNNNNNNNNNNNNNNNNNNNNNNNNNNNNNNNNNNNNNNNNNNNNNNNNNNNNNNNNNNNNNNNNNNNNNNNNNNNNNNNNNNNNNNNNNNNNNNNNNNNNNNNNNNNNNNNNNNNNNNNNNNNNNNNNNNNNNNNNNNNNNNNNNNNNNNNNNNNNNNNNNNNNNNNNNNNNNNNNNNNNNNNNNNNNNNNNNNNNNNNNNNNNNNNNNNNNNNNNNNNNNNNNNNNNNNNNNNNNNNNNNNNNNNNNNNNNNNNNNNNNNNNNNNNNNNNNNNNNNNNNNNNNNNNNNNNNNNNNNNNNNNNNNNNNNNNNNNNNNNNNNNNNNNNNNNNNNNNNNNNNNNNNNNNNNNNNNNNNNNNNNNNNNNNNNNNNNNNNNNNNNNNNNNNNNNNNNNNNNNNNNNNNNNNNNNNNNNNNNNNNNNNNNNNNNNNNNNNNNNNNNNNNNNNNNNATCCATCAATCTGACACCGGGGAGCGTGTGTCTGATCCTCCAAGGTAAGAGGCTCAGTCGAGGTTGAAAGAGAGGATCTTACTTCCTCCCATAACAACTTATCAGAAGTCGCATGGGTCAGAACATCACCTGGTTCTGCCTCGAAACCCTGATagacttttttattcctatctttccaaatagACCAGACAATCCATGGTAGGTGAAAACCAATATCCGGGACAGCCGACTGGGACGACGCcctccaaaaaagaaaatcaagattTGAATAAATAGAAGCAAAGGGGAATCCATCAGTGCATAAATCTACCGGGGATAAATCCCAAATCCGCCGCAAACGGGAACAttcaaaaagagcatgattgATAGTCTCCACTGCCAAGCCACAACGCGTACATAGAGGATCACACCGAACACCCTGATGAGCCAAACGCTCCAACACGGGAAGAGTGCCGGAAGCAATCTGCCAGAAGAAATGCTGAATCTTTGGGGGAACCTGAAGTTTCCAAACCTGAGCCCTAAGAGATGTGCACGTCGGCCCAATCTCTACCTCATTTATTAAATCACGGGCGAGACGGTAGCCAGATTTTACCGAATATTTCCCAGATTTAGTAAAATGCCAGATCAGTTTATCCGATTTAAACGATTTACTAACCTCCATAGATAAAATGATTTGAATATCTACCGGATCAAAAAACTCCTCTAGAATTGGCATATGCCATTCCTTCGTGTATGGATTAATCAAATGGTTGACCATTAGACTGGGAAGTAACTGCCGACCTCGACCATTTGCTGATCTCGGTTGAATATCTGGAATCCATGGATCCCGCCACACTGAGACATTACAACCCAAACCAATCGCCCATCGAGAACCATGTTCTACCAAACCCTTAGTTGAGAAGATGCTCCACCAAGCAAATGAGGGGGAATAAGGTTTCTTAGCCTGTAAAGGATGTGAATTCCAAAAATATCTACCTCGCAACACTCGAGCCATCAGAGACGATGGATAATGAATTAACTGCCAATATTGTTTGGCCAACATAGCATCATTGAATTGTTCCAGTGCGCGAAAGCCCAAGCCGCCTTCACTTTTGTCCTTACATAATCTATCCCACGCCACCCAGTGCAAACCTCGTTCCTTATCATTAGACTTCCACCAAAACTTTGCGATAACACTTGTTAAACGAGACGTTAACTCTGTTGGTAACTTGTAGCAAGACATAACATGAGTTGGAAGAGCCAGAGCTACCGACTTAATCATTACCTCCTTTCCTCCCTTAGATAGAATTTTTGCGGACCAACCATTCACACGATCATCCAAACGGTCACTAACGTAACGGAAAGCCTTTGTTTTAGAACCCTGGAGGTCCTCTGGAATACCCAAATACGAACCCATACCACCCTCACTGGAAATACCCATTACACCTTTCAATTGAGTCCTTACTTCAGTGGGTACTTTTTTGCCAAACATAATGGATGATTTCTCCAAATTTACCTCCTGGCCCGAAGCTCGTCCATAATCACTTATAATATCCATAACCGTACTACATTTAGCAGGGTCAGCCTTACAGAAAAATAagctatcatcagcaaacaagAGATGTGAGATAGTAGGACAATCCCGAGCTATCTTAATACCCGAAATCCTATGCTCCCGTTCGGCCTTTTTAATATTGGCAATTAAGACCTCAGTACACAGTATAAACAgataaggagataaaggatcTCCCTGACGTAGACCCCTCTGAGGTTTGATATAACCTCTGGGTTGACCATTTAGGAGGACTTGATACGAGACtgaagaaacacaccacataatccaagaaATCCATTTCCTATCGAAACCCAGCTTAACCATTACCGCTTCCAAAAAATCCCACTCAACACGGTCGTATGCCTTACTCATGTCCGTCTTGAAAGCTAGAAACTCTGATTTACACCGTGGATTAGTATTTAAgccatgaaacatttcctgaGCCACCAGGATATTATCGGTAATTAAACGTCCAGAAACGAAAGCCGATTGGGTTTCAGAAACAAGGGATGGAAGAAACCGCTTAAGTCTGAAACAAAGAACCttagaaataatcttatagCACACATTACAAAGACTAATTGGCCTAAACTCCGTCATCCATTGAGCCATCTCCTTCTTAGGTATAAGGCATATATTCGTTTCGTTTAACCGAGGATCAAATCGATCAGTGCggaaaaaatttagataataattgcagtgagaactgatttattttaccaaaagtttagaattctagatcttatttttattgcttgaaccttaattatttcattgatttaatatttcataattacctgagaaattccctaggcctaaccttttgattttctgaattcacaacactttcatttaatactttgcattgttatttcaattttaaattaatctgtttagcataattacaaaaactccataatttattgtgtagacttgagcccttgtggaattcgacccctaagtactgcagtgatctcttaatttgagagagtagctcgagggttaatttgagcatatcagacATGTCCAACACCTTGTTATATATCCATCAATACTTTCTAATCACCATAGAATAAGATTTCCaaattctataagaaaattactattttccttttcgttGTAAGACTCCAATTTaaccaacaaaagaaatagtagtttttctcttcaattcatcctcaaaccgtccttcaatattgccttctcaaaccttctagaaacttctcagtcatataaaacaacaacaatcctgTATCACGTCTTTTATCACACAGACACTGCTTCAGATAAACTaatacatcttcattctccccctttttaactATGCTTGTGAACTCATCAGTTCAAACACCTAAACAACATCACTAGACACATCTTCATTCTCTCCCTGAATGAGTCACAACATGGTCAAAACTAACTAGAAAATTCTCTCCGCTTTGCAATAAGCGGTTGATAGCCTAATACACCACCTCCATTGAAATTATCTTTTCTAATCCATATCTTGTTGCGCCTTAGACCTCCATGTTTAACCTCTTGAATCAACCTGAAACAATTCCTCTTAATATGTCTTTGAATTCCACAATGATAACATGTATGACTACAAAACCTTACATCAAAAGCATTCTCCATGCAGCTCCTCTCTCTCAACAATCTGAAACATCTTGGTCTAATATGCCCAACAACACCACAATGATGACAAACTGGTCGAAAAACTTTTCTAGGTGCACTCTGCAACTCGAAAATCCTTTTACTATGCTCTTTCACACATACATTCTCTGTAGCAATCTTCAAAGCAGTCCTTGAAG from Camelina sativa cultivar DH55 chromosome 2, Cs, whole genome shotgun sequence includes the following:
- the LOC104748941 gene encoding uncharacterized protein LOC104748941, with the translated sequence MAQWMTEFRPISLCNVCYKIISKVLCFRLKRFLPSLVSETQSAFVSGRLITDNILVAQEMFHGLNTNPRCKSEFLAFKTDMSKAYDRVEWDFLEAVMVKLGFDRKWISWIMWCVSSVSYQVLLNGQPRGYIKPQRGLRQGDPLSPYLFILCTEVLIANIKKAEREHRISGIKIARDCPTISHLLFADDSLFFCKADPAKCSTVMDIISDYGRASGQEVNLEKSSIMFGKKVPTEVRTQLKGVMGISSEGGMGSYLGIPEDLQGSKTKAFRYVSDRLDDRVNGWSAKILSKGGKEVMIKSVALALPTHVMSCYKLPTELTSRLTSVIAKFWWKSNDKERGLHWVAWDRLCKDKSEGGLGFRALEQFNDAMLAKQYWQLIHYPSSLMARVLRGRYFWNSHPLQAKKPYSPSFAWWSIFSTKGLVEHGSRWAIGLGCNVSVWRDPWIPDIQPRSANGRGRQLLPSLMVNHLINPYTKEWHMPILEEFFDPVDIQIILSMEVSKSFKSDKLIWHFTKSGKYSVKSGYRLARDLINEVEIGPTCTSLRAQVWKLQVPPKIQHFFWQIASGTLPVLERLAHQGVRCDPLCTRCGLAVETINHALFECSRLRRIWDLSPVDLCTDGFPFASIYSNLDFLFWRASSQSAVPDIGFHLPWIVWSIWKDRNKKVYQGFEAEPGDVLTHATSDKLLWEELLWEEVRSSLSTSTEPLTLEDQTPAPRCQIDGSWKASDPLEGLGWWFCNSEDVTQLLGARSQRRGPSPLHSDLHALIWAMASILASGVNCQYFETDCAELVAMVQSPDDWPAFSTLLDEFSLLRSSFPSFMLSRISRSSNVRADCLARSSRLLLTASSFDVEGDSEVDVASTDTEQHRLMQPSSSIDRCTAIVDQHTPRPALLSPQVPPASEQAYKPKVPIPKPRRSKKEIEKARSSDEDPIIELHGDSTELKPVEKVSKQAVKLKDWRHKRKPPIPQSLPGHVPHILGKPHAPKASTTP